From Streptomyces griseorubiginosus, one genomic window encodes:
- a CDS encoding PaaI family thioesterase: MSTHATPQHRAYTWQDPRPTAEAIGRMSGLEVLHGIGRGTLPTPPAMDTLAIEPAEIEPGRTVFELTPAGWHYNALGTVHGGVLATLADNALGAAVHTRLPAGSGYTTQGLTITFLRPVTVDTGRIRCEATAVHVGRRSAYATATVTDLIGRLLAHATTTCLIFRADGRQPARTREQATQGTSPTA; the protein is encoded by the coding sequence ATGAGCACGCACGCCACCCCTCAGCACCGCGCCTACACCTGGCAGGATCCCCGCCCGACCGCCGAGGCCATCGGGCGGATGAGCGGCCTGGAGGTGCTGCACGGAATCGGCAGGGGAACGCTTCCGACCCCTCCGGCCATGGACACCCTCGCCATCGAACCCGCCGAGATCGAACCGGGCCGCACCGTGTTCGAACTGACCCCCGCGGGATGGCACTACAACGCGCTCGGCACCGTCCACGGCGGCGTCCTCGCGACCCTCGCCGACAACGCCCTGGGCGCCGCCGTCCACACCCGCCTCCCCGCCGGAAGCGGCTACACCACGCAGGGCCTCACCATCACCTTCCTGCGCCCGGTCACCGTCGACACCGGCCGCATCCGCTGCGAAGCCACCGCCGTCCATGTAGGCCGCCGTAGCGCCTATGCCACCGCCACGGTCACCGACCTCATCGGTCGGCTGCTCGCCCACGCCACCACCACGTGCCTGATCTTCCGGGCCGACGGCCGACAACCCGCACGGACCCGTGAACAGGCCACCCAGGGCACCTCTCCGACGGCCTGA
- a CDS encoding MFS transporter, producing the protein MAMCLGVMMTFLLVTATISALSAIQGDLHVGPGALIWIPSAYTLVVAALVLSAGTLGNLLGRKRMFCVGVVIMIAGGVLAATADTTATVITAQLVAGVGGALILPNSLAALGATFADPQRRTEVITVWAASSGIGLAIGPLLAGVLLDRFSWHAVFVSNTVLGVITLLVAVPFAAESRAPDGRLDVGGALLGTLTIASLVYALIQGGQDGYTAGPVIAAWVAAAVGAMVFVAVELRVAAPMLDVRLFASRSFSAVMVIAAVALFGFTGVAVLVVMFYNNVQHLDALDTSRRMLPLFGVYVVSAFLTGRVIRRTGFKAPLTVGLLLGALAVLGLTTVGADTPYSRVWPLFALFGAASGLVIAPSTAAALVSVTPERAGMASGAVNTARQIGAVMGTALLGSLLAGRVTADLPRQLAAHGVPVADRAPVEEAVASGTTSTTPAPGAVRAAIEDAFASGVHAGLAVTAAVFLAAAVVALTAVHNRPHENGTHMPAPTTTVTTS; encoded by the coding sequence ATGGCGATGTGCCTGGGCGTGATGATGACGTTCCTGCTCGTCACCGCCACGATCTCGGCACTGTCGGCGATCCAGGGCGATCTACACGTCGGCCCGGGCGCGCTGATCTGGATTCCCAGCGCGTACACGCTGGTCGTGGCCGCTCTGGTGCTGTCGGCCGGCACCCTGGGCAATCTCCTGGGCCGCAAGCGGATGTTCTGCGTCGGCGTGGTGATCATGATCGCGGGAGGCGTGCTGGCCGCGACCGCCGACACCACCGCCACGGTGATCACCGCGCAGCTGGTCGCCGGTGTCGGCGGCGCGCTCATCCTGCCCAACAGCCTGGCCGCGCTGGGCGCGACCTTCGCCGATCCGCAGAGGCGGACCGAGGTGATCACCGTGTGGGCGGCGTCGTCGGGCATCGGCCTGGCCATCGGTCCGCTCCTCGCCGGTGTCCTGCTGGACCGATTCAGCTGGCACGCGGTGTTCGTGTCGAACACCGTCCTGGGAGTGATCACGCTCCTGGTCGCGGTCCCGTTCGCCGCGGAGTCCCGGGCTCCCGACGGCCGCCTCGACGTGGGCGGCGCACTGCTGGGCACCCTCACGATCGCGAGTCTGGTCTACGCCCTCATCCAGGGCGGCCAGGACGGGTACACCGCCGGTCCCGTCATCGCCGCCTGGGTCGCGGCCGCGGTCGGCGCGATGGTGTTCGTCGCCGTCGAGCTGCGGGTGGCGGCGCCGATGCTCGACGTGCGGCTTTTCGCCTCACGCTCGTTCAGCGCCGTGATGGTCATCGCCGCGGTGGCGCTGTTCGGCTTCACCGGTGTGGCCGTCCTCGTGGTGATGTTCTACAACAACGTCCAGCACCTGGACGCGCTGGACACCAGCCGGCGCATGCTGCCCCTGTTCGGCGTCTACGTCGTCTCGGCGTTCCTCACCGGCAGGGTGATCCGCCGCACCGGCTTCAAGGCACCACTGACGGTCGGTCTGCTGCTCGGCGCCCTCGCCGTCCTCGGCCTGACCACAGTCGGCGCGGACACCCCCTACAGCAGGGTCTGGCCGCTGTTCGCCCTGTTCGGCGCGGCATCCGGCCTGGTCATCGCGCCCAGCACGGCCGCCGCGCTGGTCAGCGTCACCCCCGAGCGCGCGGGTATGGCCTCCGGCGCCGTCAACACCGCCCGGCAGATCGGCGCGGTCATGGGCACCGCGCTGCTCGGTTCACTGCTCGCGGGCCGCGTCACCGCGGACCTGCCCCGGCAACTCGCGGCACATGGCGTCCCCGTCGCCGACCGCGCACCTGTCGAGGAGGCCGTCGCCTCCGGGACGACCAGCACCACTCCCGCGCCAGGCGCGGTGCGCGCCGCGATCGAGGACGCCTTCGCCTCCGGCGTGCACGCCGGACTGGCCGTCACCGCGGCCGTCTTCCTCGCCGCCGCCGTGGTGGCCCTGACCGCCGTACACAACCGCCCCCACGAGAACGGAACGCACATGCCCGCCCCCACAACCACCGTCACCACCTCATGA
- a CDS encoding enoyl-CoA hydratase/isomerase family protein yields MTQHTMFKIDTVAPKIRRVTFANPPVNVVGADTVVQLIDVVDELSRDEQVQVVVFDSGTPGYFFNHADLGQVPELLALNAADGTPTWVELVTRLSSAPFISIASIRGRTRGGGDEITLAFDLRYASREEAFFCQPEVAIGIVPGGGGSDRLARLLGRDRALEAILTSEDYDADTAERYGWVTRAVPDAELDAFVDGVAARIASFDKASVLGAKAQINRSTLPPVADLRASWAEFAESVNWPGFQARVPQLGKAIAEIGLDEIERNLGHYAGLINQQA; encoded by the coding sequence ATGACCCAGCACACCATGTTCAAGATCGATACCGTGGCGCCGAAGATCCGCAGGGTCACCTTCGCCAATCCGCCGGTGAACGTCGTCGGCGCGGACACCGTCGTCCAACTGATCGACGTTGTCGACGAGTTGAGCCGCGACGAGCAGGTTCAGGTCGTCGTCTTCGACAGCGGCACGCCCGGATACTTCTTCAACCACGCCGATCTCGGCCAGGTGCCCGAACTCCTGGCCCTGAACGCGGCGGACGGGACCCCGACGTGGGTCGAACTCGTCACCCGCCTGAGCAGCGCCCCGTTCATCAGCATCGCCTCCATCCGCGGGCGCACGCGGGGCGGAGGCGACGAGATCACCCTGGCCTTCGACCTGCGCTACGCCAGCCGCGAGGAAGCCTTCTTCTGCCAGCCCGAGGTCGCGATCGGCATCGTCCCGGGCGGCGGCGGCAGCGACCGTCTGGCCCGGCTGCTGGGACGGGACCGCGCGCTCGAAGCGATCCTCACCAGCGAGGACTACGACGCCGATACGGCCGAGCGGTACGGCTGGGTGACCCGGGCCGTCCCCGACGCCGAACTCGACGCCTTCGTCGACGGTGTCGCGGCGCGCATCGCGTCCTTCGACAAGGCGTCCGTCCTGGGCGCCAAGGCTCAGATCAACCGCTCGACCCTGCCGCCGGTGGCCGACCTGCGCGCGTCCTGGGCGGAGTTCGCGGAGTCCGTCAACTGGCCGGGATTCCAGGCCCGCGTGCCGCAACTCGGGAAGGCCATCGCCGAGATCGGTCTCGACGAGATCGAGCGGAACCTCGGCCACTACGCCGGTCTCATCAACCAACAGGCATAG
- a CDS encoding response regulator transcription factor, with protein sequence MPEAGVLICDDQELMRVGLRMVVDSQSDLTVVGEAGDGEAAVAKALTLRPDLVLMAVRLPRLDGISATAQVRAALPHTQVLVLTACDRDEYAYAALRAGAGGFLVKDTPAAEMLVAIRGVLRGDAVIAPSVTRRLIDRYVTEAVAPLTDKRLDVLTDREREVLGLVARGLNNTEIAGKLFLGETTVKTHVARILGKLRLRDRIQAVVMAYESGLVRPGG encoded by the coding sequence GTGCCAGAGGCGGGTGTGTTGATCTGTGACGACCAGGAGCTGATGCGGGTCGGCCTGCGCATGGTGGTGGACAGCCAGTCGGACCTCACCGTCGTCGGCGAAGCCGGGGACGGAGAGGCGGCCGTGGCGAAGGCGCTCACACTGCGCCCGGACCTCGTCCTCATGGCCGTGCGGCTGCCGCGCCTCGACGGCATCTCGGCCACCGCACAGGTCCGCGCCGCACTACCCCACACGCAGGTGCTGGTCCTCACCGCCTGCGACCGCGACGAGTACGCCTACGCGGCGCTTCGTGCCGGAGCCGGCGGCTTCCTCGTCAAGGACACGCCGGCCGCCGAGATGCTGGTCGCCATCCGCGGTGTGCTGCGCGGCGACGCGGTGATCGCCCCCTCGGTGACCCGACGGCTGATCGACCGGTATGTCACGGAAGCCGTGGCCCCCCTCACCGACAAACGCCTCGACGTGCTGACCGACCGCGAGCGTGAGGTGTTGGGTCTGGTCGCCCGCGGGCTGAACAACACGGAGATCGCCGGGAAGCTGTTCCTCGGCGAGACCACGGTCAAGACCCACGTGGCCCGGATCCTCGGCAAGCTGCGTCTCCGCGACCGGATACAGGCCGTCGTCATGGCCTACGAAAGCGGGCTGGTTCGTCCTGGCGGATGA
- a CDS encoding low temperature requirement protein A, whose product MESTSVPARREVTPLELFFDLVYVFAIGQLSHQLLARPTWTGAAQTLVLYLAVYAAWAYTTWAVTLVPAEDPRTRRMLLTVMLLGLFMNAAIPRAFGDAGWVFVVTFLLIHLGRTVWLLGVGLDRREQEHWRRVLIWFAAAAPFWLTGAAADGGARLAWWAVATLIELAGTWTAHPLPGRRLNSRQVGFAGGHLLERGRLFMIIAFGEAILTTGTALTTAPYEPMTLLTSSVALAGTVALFWLFFSRSEHIVHHYERTEDPIRAGRSGVYSLMVSVAGMIAAAAGDERVIAHPAHHAGITTNLLLFGGPALFIGAQTWHGRTLFDDLPRARLVALSALVIGCAVTTAAPAYLAAVIAAAIVLTLAAVEERRPRP is encoded by the coding sequence GTGGAGTCGACCAGCGTCCCGGCGCGCCGGGAGGTGACGCCGCTGGAGTTGTTCTTCGACCTGGTCTACGTCTTCGCGATCGGCCAGCTGTCGCATCAGCTGCTGGCGCGCCCGACGTGGACGGGCGCGGCCCAGACGCTCGTGCTCTATCTCGCGGTCTACGCGGCGTGGGCGTACACCACCTGGGCCGTCACTCTCGTCCCGGCCGAGGATCCGCGGACCAGGCGGATGCTGCTGACGGTCATGCTCCTGGGTCTGTTCATGAACGCCGCGATCCCGCGTGCCTTCGGCGATGCCGGATGGGTCTTCGTCGTCACCTTCCTGCTGATTCATCTCGGCCGGACGGTGTGGCTGCTCGGGGTGGGCCTCGACCGGCGTGAACAGGAGCACTGGCGCCGCGTCCTGATCTGGTTCGCCGCGGCCGCCCCCTTCTGGCTGACCGGCGCGGCGGCCGACGGCGGCGCGCGGCTGGCGTGGTGGGCCGTGGCGACCCTGATCGAGCTGGCGGGCACCTGGACGGCGCATCCCCTGCCCGGCCGCAGGCTGAACTCCCGGCAGGTCGGCTTCGCGGGCGGCCACCTGCTGGAACGCGGCCGCCTGTTCATGATCATCGCGTTCGGTGAGGCGATCCTGACCACCGGCACCGCGCTCACCACGGCGCCGTACGAGCCCATGACCCTGCTCACCAGCAGCGTGGCTCTCGCCGGCACGGTCGCGTTGTTCTGGCTGTTCTTCAGCCGCTCCGAACACATCGTGCACCACTACGAACGGACCGAGGACCCCATCCGGGCGGGGCGCAGCGGCGTCTACAGCCTCATGGTCTCCGTCGCCGGGATGATCGCCGCCGCCGCGGGGGACGAGCGTGTCATCGCGCACCCGGCCCACCACGCCGGCATCACCACGAACCTGCTGCTGTTCGGCGGACCCGCCCTCTTCATCGGCGCACAGACGTGGCACGGCAGGACCCTGTTCGACGACCTCCCCCGGGCGCGGCTGGTCGCGCTGTCCGCTCTGGTCATCGGATGCGCGGTCACGACGGCAGCTCCGGCCTACCTGGCGGCCGTCATCGCCGCCGCGATCGTCCTCACGCTGGCCGCGGTCGAAGAGCGCCGTCCACGTCCCTGA
- a CDS encoding alpha/beta hydrolase: protein MSTYLADAADDLTVEGPSATFTYRRLGPRGGIPLVLLNRVRGTLDWWDPELLDQLSAAHDVIVFDNVGTGYTTGTPHDSVEGLADGTVEFIEALGLPQVDLLGWTLGGTVAQHIARTRPGLVRKLVVAAANPGGTVPGAPAPDPKVRATMTKPEVTGDDLVFLFFPETETGRAAGHAHLARVATRLATGIPGVSEAAALGQLTAIGKDAAIPFDQVREDLESIRQPVLYATGMKDAMIPALAAYTAVQYLTDATLVVYGDAGHAFLFQHAKDFAAQVTAFLAD, encoded by the coding sequence ATGAGCACCTATCTGGCAGACGCGGCCGACGACCTCACCGTCGAGGGCCCCTCCGCGACCTTCACCTACCGGCGCCTCGGCCCGCGGGGCGGCATCCCGCTGGTCCTGCTGAACCGGGTCCGGGGCACCCTCGACTGGTGGGACCCCGAGCTCCTGGACCAGCTGTCCGCCGCCCACGACGTGATCGTGTTCGACAACGTCGGCACCGGTTACACCACCGGCACCCCGCACGACTCGGTCGAGGGACTCGCCGACGGCACGGTCGAGTTCATCGAGGCCCTCGGCCTGCCGCAGGTGGACCTGCTCGGCTGGACGCTGGGCGGAACCGTCGCCCAGCACATCGCCCGCACCCGGCCCGGCCTGGTCCGCAAGCTGGTCGTGGCGGCCGCCAACCCCGGCGGCACGGTGCCCGGCGCTCCCGCCCCGGACCCGAAGGTGCGGGCCACCATGACCAAGCCCGAGGTCACCGGGGACGATCTGGTGTTCCTGTTCTTCCCCGAGACCGAGACGGGGCGTGCCGCCGGGCACGCGCACCTCGCCAGGGTGGCCACCCGGCTGGCCACCGGTATCCCTGGCGTGTCCGAGGCGGCGGCCCTCGGTCAGCTCACCGCGATCGGCAAGGACGCGGCGATCCCCTTCGACCAGGTGCGGGAGGACCTGGAGTCGATCAGGCAGCCCGTCCTGTACGCCACCGGCATGAAGGACGCGATGATCCCCGCCCTGGCCGCATACACCGCGGTCCAGTACCTCACCGACGCCACCCTGGTCGTCTACGGCGACGCCGGTCACGCCTTCCTCTTCCAGCACGCCAAGGACTTCGCCGCCCAGGTGACGGCCTTCCTTGCCGACTGA
- a CDS encoding oxidoreductase → MATTRPVALVTGASSGIGKAAALALAAAGHEVVGTSRNTAHVTPLKGVTFLDLDVTSDDSVAAAVAEVIDRFGRIDVLVNNAGIGSAGAAEESSAAQAQGLFDINVFGVIRMTNAVLPHMRAAGSGRIINISSIVGFMPQPYMAVYAASKHAVEGYSESVDHEVREYGVRSLLVEPAWTNTAFDAASVRPDQPLAVYAKQRHVFEEYMAGAVKDGDDPAVVAKEIVAAATDAKPKVRYTAGAMTGRVRTMRRVVPARVFDQQLRKLNRLPA, encoded by the coding sequence ATGGCGACAACACGACCGGTAGCCCTCGTGACGGGTGCGTCCTCCGGCATCGGAAAGGCAGCCGCGCTCGCGCTGGCCGCGGCGGGCCACGAGGTGGTCGGTACCAGCCGCAACACCGCGCACGTCACCCCCCTCAAGGGCGTGACCTTCCTAGACCTCGACGTGACCAGCGATGATTCGGTGGCCGCCGCTGTCGCAGAGGTGATCGACCGGTTCGGGAGGATCGACGTCCTGGTCAATAACGCCGGCATCGGCTCGGCCGGCGCCGCCGAGGAGTCCTCCGCCGCGCAGGCACAGGGCCTCTTCGACATCAACGTCTTCGGCGTCATCCGCATGACCAACGCCGTCCTGCCGCACATGCGCGCGGCGGGCAGCGGACGGATCATCAACATCTCGTCCATCGTCGGCTTCATGCCGCAGCCGTACATGGCGGTCTACGCCGCCTCCAAGCATGCGGTCGAGGGCTATTCGGAGTCCGTCGACCACGAGGTACGCGAGTACGGCGTGCGGTCGCTGCTCGTCGAACCTGCCTGGACGAACACGGCGTTCGACGCGGCCAGCGTGCGGCCCGACCAGCCCCTGGCCGTCTACGCCAAACAGCGGCACGTCTTCGAGGAGTACATGGCCGGCGCGGTCAAGGACGGTGACGACCCCGCCGTCGTCGCCAAGGAGATCGTCGCGGCGGCGACCGACGCCAAGCCCAAGGTGCGTTACACCGCCGGCGCCATGACCGGGCGCGTGCGCACCATGCGCCGCGTGGTCCCCGCCCGCGTGTTCGACCAGCAGCTGCGCAAGCTCAACCGCCTGCCCGCCTGA
- a CDS encoding alpha/beta hydrolase: MSSTNRPTRISRRTAMALAGVSVVAALTATAPSMANAVSDGSSGMRHSVTQTQNAESASTAPNLRIKAANGVTYQYRRFGHPGAGSVPLVFLQHFRGTLDSWDPKLIDTIAAKREVILVDNAGVGGSTGTTASTVQQMALDAVDFIDALKLPRYDVLGFSLGGEVAQEVALRRPWQVRRVVLAATGPQGGVDQRASDPNILGRALKDNPGPEDYLFLFFKNTPSSQAAGREFLQRLGQRTTDHDAPSSLATRDRQLTAWSEWGIPDKSKFVRLKALFQPTLVADGESDILMPAKNSRLLAKYLPDAQLHIYPDAGHGFLYQYAVQFGTEVNTFLNR, from the coding sequence ATGTCCTCAACCAATCGACCTACCCGCATCTCCCGGCGGACCGCGATGGCGCTGGCCGGCGTGTCGGTCGTCGCCGCCCTCACCGCCACGGCACCGAGCATGGCCAACGCCGTCAGCGACGGCTCCAGCGGCATGCGGCACTCGGTCACCCAGACGCAGAACGCGGAGAGCGCCAGCACCGCCCCCAACCTGCGCATCAAGGCCGCCAACGGTGTCACCTACCAGTACCGCCGATTCGGCCACCCCGGTGCGGGCAGCGTGCCACTGGTCTTCCTGCAGCACTTCCGCGGCACCCTCGACAGCTGGGATCCCAAGCTCATCGACACCATCGCCGCCAAGCGCGAGGTCATCCTCGTGGACAACGCCGGCGTCGGCGGCTCCACCGGCACCACCGCCAGCACCGTCCAGCAGATGGCCCTGGACGCCGTCGACTTCATCGACGCCCTCAAGCTGCCCCGATACGACGTGCTCGGCTTCTCCCTCGGCGGCGAGGTCGCCCAGGAGGTCGCGCTGCGCCGCCCCTGGCAGGTCCGCCGCGTCGTCCTGGCCGCCACCGGCCCCCAGGGCGGAGTGGACCAGCGCGCATCCGACCCGAACATCCTGGGACGGGCTCTGAAGGACAACCCCGGCCCCGAGGACTACCTCTTCCTGTTCTTCAAGAACACGCCCTCCAGCCAGGCCGCGGGAAGGGAGTTTTTGCAACGCCTCGGACAGCGCACCACCGACCACGACGCGCCCTCCAGCCTGGCCACCCGCGACCGCCAGCTCACCGCGTGGTCCGAGTGGGGCATCCCCGACAAGTCCAAATTCGTCCGCCTCAAGGCTCTCTTCCAGCCCACCCTGGTCGCCGACGGCGAGAGCGACATCCTCATGCCCGCCAAGAACTCCCGCCTGCTGGCCAAGTACCTCCCCGACGCCCAGCTGCACATCTACCCGGACGCCGGTCACGGCTTCCTCTACCAGTACGCCGTCCAGTTCGGCACCGAGGTGAACACCTTCCTCAACCGCTGA
- a CDS encoding helix-turn-helix domain-containing protein, producing MGRPLRADAERSVRAILEAAERVLAEDAGASMEQIAEAAGLTRITVHRRFANRQALLEALAVSAKQQLLDAIGEARPDSAPALVALYRVTANVLRVKSAWRFTLSHSTPHSETAAALWADIDRYTVELLTRAQSEGLLAPDADLDWTRQVYYALLSEALDRPGTERDPAAKDPDVLAALVIDTLLHGAGPHA from the coding sequence ATGGGCCGACCGCTGCGGGCAGATGCCGAGCGCAGTGTGCGTGCGATTTTGGAGGCGGCGGAGCGGGTTCTCGCCGAGGACGCCGGTGCCTCCATGGAGCAGATCGCCGAGGCGGCGGGGCTGACCAGGATCACGGTGCACCGCCGGTTCGCGAACCGGCAGGCGCTGCTGGAGGCGCTCGCTGTCTCCGCGAAGCAGCAGCTTCTCGACGCCATCGGGGAAGCCCGGCCCGACTCCGCCCCCGCGCTCGTGGCCCTGTACCGAGTGACCGCGAACGTCCTGCGGGTCAAGAGCGCCTGGCGCTTCACCCTCAGTCACAGCACGCCCCACAGCGAGACCGCGGCCGCCCTCTGGGCCGACATCGACAGGTACACCGTCGAACTCTTGACCCGGGCGCAGAGCGAGGGACTCCTCGCCCCGGACGCGGACCTGGACTGGACGCGGCAGGTGTACTACGCGCTCCTGAGTGAAGCCCTCGACAGGCCCGGCACCGAGCGGGATCCGGCCGCGAAGGATCCCGACGTGCTGGCCGCACTCGTCATTGACACGCTCCTGCACGGCGCAGGACCACATGCCTGA